From a single Kwoniella shandongensis chromosome 9, complete sequence genomic region:
- a CDS encoding 60S ribosomal protein uL30 has translation MAPSTSVPTHEQIAVPETLLKKRRTNEATREAKLAAAAEARKAQKAKRKVIFKRADEYVKEYLNSEKEEIRLKREARKTGDFYVAAQPKVYFVVRLKGISKIAPKPKKILQLLRLLQINNGVFVRVTKATQQMLNLVNPYITYGEVNLKAIRELVYKRGYAKVDGQRIPITDNSIIEKQLGKYGIICIEDLVHEIATCGPNFKQVTSGLWPFKLSNPNGGWRPRKFIGYIEGGDAGNREKAMSKLVHQMV, from the exons ATGGCTCCTTCCACTAG CGTGCCTACCcacgag CAAATCGCCGTCCCCGAGACTTTGCTCAAGAAGCGACGAACCAACGAGGCCACCCGAGAGGCCAAGTTGGCCGCTGCTGCCgaggcgaggaag GCTCAAAAGGCCAAGAGAAAGGTCATCTTCAAGAGGGCCGACGAGTACGTGAAGGAGTACCTCAActctgagaaggaggagatccGACTCAAGCGAGAGGCCAGGAAGACCGGTGACTTCTACGTCGCCGCTCAACCTAAAGTCTACTTTGTTGTCCGACTCAAGGGTATCTCCAAGATCGCCCCCAAGCCCAAGAAGatccttcaacttctccgaTTGCTCCAGATCAACAACGGTGTCTTTGTCCGAGTCACCAAGGCTACCCAGCAAAtgctcaacctcgtcaacccTTACATCACCTACGGCGAGGTCAACCTCAAGGCTATCCGAGAGCTCGTCTACAAGCGAGGTTACGCCAAGGTTGACGGTCAACGAATCCCCATCACCGACAACTCTATCATCGAGAAGCAGCTCGGCAAGTACGGTATCATCT GTATCGAGGACCTCGTTCACGAGATCGCCACTTGCGGACCCAACTTCAAGCAGGTCACTTCCGGGCTCTGGCCCTTCAAGCTCTCCAACCCCAACGGCGGATGGAGGCCCCGAAAGTTCATCGGTTACATCGAGGGTGGTGACGCCGGTAACAGGGAGAAGGCCATGTCCAAGCTCGTCCACCAGATGGTTTAA
- a CDS encoding ribosomal protein P1, protein MSSELAATYAALILADEGIEITGDKINALTTAAKVELEPIWATLLAKALDGKNVKDLLTNVGGGGAPAAAGAPAAAGGAEAAAGDAAPAEEKKEEAKEESDDDMGFGLFD, encoded by the exons ATG tCTTCCGAACTTGCTGCTACCTACGCCGCTCTTATCCTCGCCGACGAGGGTATTGAGATCACC GGTGACAAGATCAACGCTCTTACCACCGCCGCCAaggtcgagctcgagccCATCTGGGCCACCCTCCTCGCCAAGGCTCTCGACGGCAAGAACGTCAAGGACTTGCTCACCAacgttggtggtggtggtgctccCGCTGCCGCTGGTGCCCCCGCCGCTGCTGGTGGTGCCGAGGCCGCTGCCGGTGACGCTGCCCCcgctgaggagaagaaggaggaggctaAGGAGGAGTCCGACGACGACATG GGTTTCGGTCTCTTCGACTAA
- a CDS encoding tryptophan synthase, beta subunit, translating into MSEEIKKVFAAKKEQDQAVHPTFTCRPSFPPLCLTFPAFPHPSRLQHLVLDSTSSPTKYLGGFIPNSAFITFLTAGFPTPDATVPLMLALEAGGADIIELGVPFSDPTADGPTIQKANTVAIENNVHYVNCLEYVRQARAQGLKAPVIFMGYYNPILAYGEEKAVQDAREAGANGYIMCDLPPEEAAKFRDVCASSGMSYVPLIAPSSSIDRVKFLTSIADSFIYVVSKMGVTGSSAEQAMSASLPELISRIQHFTPVPLAVGFGVDNRTHFDFVTAAGADGVVVGSKIIKTIFENATQGDAAKAVEAFCAEITLRGQEVKSLGRKNKPSNTNGHVSPPLPIPPAEPVEKSDLKVTGAGKLPSRFGIFGGAYVAESLVDCLSELEAAYVEASNDPAFWKEFEDMYGYMNRPSELYLAERLTEEMGGAKIWLKREDLNHTGSHKINNAVGQILLAKRLGKKRIIAETGAGQHGVATATVCAKFGMECDIYMGAEDVRRQELNVFRIKMLGGNVIPVTSGSQTLKDAVNEAMRDWVTRLDSTHYLIGSAIGPHPFPTIVRDFQRVIGREIKSQLQEKAGKLPDAVVACVGGGSNAIGTFYDFIGDEGVRLVGVEAGGHGIDTEAHSATLSKGVIGVVHGASSYIIQSKEGQLTPTHSISAGLDYNSVGPEHSHLKYIGRAEYIVADDFQCLSAFKMVTQLEGIIPALESSHALWGGMQLAKTLPKDQDIVICLSGNGAKDVAEVLLTLKKPEWADRLDWHVAQ; encoded by the exons ATGTCAGAGGAAATCAAGAAGGTTTTCGCcgcgaagaaggagcag GATCAAGC TGTTCATCCTACCTTCACGTGCCGTCCATCTTTTCCACCCCTGTGCTTGACATTTCCTGCATTTCCACATCCCTCGCGACTCCAacatctcgttctcgatTCGACTTCCTCCCCAACGAAATATCTCGGTGGTTTCATCCCAAACAGCGCTTTCATCACTTTCCTAACGGCCGGTTTCCCCACTCCCGATGCTACTGTTCCCCTCATGCTTGCTctcgaagcaggaggagcagacATCATCGAGCTGGGTGTGCCTTTCAGTGATCCGACAGCGGACGGACCTACAATTCAAAAAGCCAACACT GTTGCTATTGAGAACAACGTCCACTACGTCAACTGTTTGGAATATGTCAGGCAGGCTAGGGCACAAGGTTTGAAGGCTCCAGTGATTTTCATGG GTTACTACAACCCTATTCTTGCGTACGGCGAAGAGAAGGCAGTTCAAGATGCTCGAGAAGCAGGTGCAAACGGTTACATCATGTGCGATCTTCCCCCAGAGGAGGCTGCCAAGTTCAGAGATGTCTGTGCGTCGTCTGG CATGTCCTATGTTCCCCTGATCGCCCCCTCATCCAGCATTGATCGAGTCAAGTTCTTGACTAGCATTGCCGACTCGTTCATCTACGTCGTCTCCAAA ATGGGTGTCACCGGATCATCAGCCGAACAAGCTATGTCTGCATCCCTTCCCGAGCTCATCTCTCGTATTCAACATTTCACCCCTGTCCCTCTCGCAGTCGGCTTCGGAGTGGACAACAGAACGCACTTCGACTTTGTCACCGCTGCTGGCGCGGacggtgttgttgttggatcAAAAATCATCAAGACCATCTTCGAAAATGCGACCCAGGGCGATGCCGCCAAGGCTGTTGAGGCATTCTGCGCTGAGATTACACTGCGAGGCCAGGAAGTCAAGTCTCTTGGTCGAAAGAATAAaccttccaacaccaacgGTCACGTCTCACCGCCTCTCCCTATTCCTCCTGCCGAACCAGTTGAGAAATCCGATCTCAAAGTGACCGGAGCCGGCAAGCTCCCTTCTCGATTCGGAATCTTTGGTGGAGCATATGTGGCCGAGTCATTGGTTGACTGCTTATCCGAGCTCGAAGCCGCATATGTCGAAGCAAGCAATGATCCTGCTTTCTGGAAGGAGTTTGAGGACATGTATGGGTACATGAACAGACCAAGCGAGTTGTACCTCGCGGAGAGGTTGACagaagagatgggtggtgCAAAGATCTGGTTGAA GCGAGAAGACCTCAACCACACAGGTTCGCACAAAATCAACAACGCTGTCGGTCAG ATTCTTCTTGCTAAACGTCTCGGTAAGAAGAGAATCATTGCCGAGACTGGTGCCGGTCAACACGGTGTCGCGACTGCCACCGTTTGTGCGAAGTTTGGAATGGAGTGTGATATCTATATGGGTGCCGAGGATGTGAGAAGACAGGAGCTCAACGTTTTCAGAATCAAGATGCTAGGTGGAAAT GTCATCCCTGTTACATCCGGTTCACAAACCCTCAAAGATGCCGTCAATGAGGCTATGCGAGATTGGGTCACTCGACTTGACTCGACGCATTACCTCATCGGTTCTGCTATCGGtcctcatcccttccctaCCATCGTTCGAGACTTCCAACGAGTCATCGGTCGAGAGATCAAGTCTCAGCTGCAAGAGAAGGCTGGTAAATTGCCGGACGCTGTCGTTGCGTGTGTCGGTGGAGGTAGTAATGCAATCGGAACTTTCTACGACTTCATCGGTGACGAGGGTGTTAGACTCGTCGGTGTGGAGGCGGGTggtcatg GTATCGACACCGAGGCACACTCTGCGACTCTGTCAAAGGGTGTCATCGGTGTTGTTCACGGAGCGAGCTCATACATCATTCAAAGCAAAGAGGGTCAATTGACTCCCACGCACAGTATCTCAGCTG GTCTCGACTACAACTCCGTTGGACCCGAACACTCTCATTTGAAGTACATCGGCCGAGCCGAGTACATTGTCGCAGACGATTTCCAATGTCTTTCAGCGTTCAAGATGGTTACCCAACTCGAAGGTATTATTCCCGCTCTCGAATCCAGTCACGCCTTGTGGGGTGGTATGCAATTGGCCAAGACATTGCCAAAGGACCAAGACATCGTCAT CTGTTTGAGTGGAAACGGTGCCAAGGACGTTGCAGAGGTTCTCTTGACATTGAAGAAACCAGAGTGGGCGGACAGGTTGGACTGGCACGTTGCGCaatag